Proteins from a single region of Kineosporiaceae bacterium:
- a CDS encoding amidohydrolase family protein, with protein sequence MAASDEPQPRDADATVLSGVPIYLRHDRAPVAAIGILDGHVHAAGPLEHVLATLPPNPRQLTFDRGALLPAFVDAHQHAFLDAVDQPTADLRLHAHDLPSLLAQVRHHATVDAALNAALNAALDAAPWLRLHGYLPSELREQRSPTAAELDPVVSDRPVHLLSRTYHESVVNSAGLDALGIGRTTPDPVGGQIVRDRSGRPTGVLIETASFAAEARSRRPLDTSWADRLSAHAQRLLALGITRIADAAVPAAIADRVVTLCREAGVDVVPLLVDDRISEPALQAGSTAKVLIDGGERSHLCYTPRQLRTGLLSALAAPLRARSRTDLAMAKAILRSDRFRRGTDGTWNHGTWQYDTDSLRALMRRAADAGSALAIHAIGNGALQAVLAAREADPVLAQAVPMRIEHAMVVDPGLIGRLADARLTVVTQPGFLPAMGRSLTLVPPAPPLQLMPYRAMLRAGVALAFSSDHPAADLDPWHWVAAAVTRRDDTGRTVLPDQAITVSQALDAATRGAAAVLGEAPGVHSGPIGGSLERGERADLIWADADPHQTAPESLAAIRTLTTWRAGRLRACL encoded by the coding sequence ATGGCTGCCAGCGACGAGCCTCAGCCCCGGGACGCCGACGCCACGGTGCTCAGCGGCGTCCCGATCTATCTGCGCCACGATCGGGCCCCGGTCGCAGCGATCGGCATCCTCGACGGTCACGTCCACGCGGCCGGACCGCTCGAGCACGTGCTCGCCACCCTGCCGCCCAACCCTCGACAGCTGACCTTCGACCGCGGCGCACTTCTACCGGCGTTCGTCGACGCCCACCAACACGCCTTCCTGGACGCCGTCGACCAGCCGACGGCCGACCTGCGCCTGCACGCGCACGACCTGCCCTCGCTGCTGGCGCAGGTGCGCCACCACGCCACTGTGGACGCCGCACTGAACGCCGCACTGAACGCCGCACTTGACGCCGCACCCTGGCTACGGCTGCACGGATACCTGCCCAGCGAGCTACGCGAGCAGCGCAGCCCCACCGCCGCCGAGCTCGACCCGGTGGTCTCCGATCGCCCGGTGCACCTGCTCTCCCGGACCTATCACGAGTCGGTGGTCAACTCAGCGGGCCTGGATGCCCTCGGGATCGGCCGCACCACCCCCGACCCGGTCGGCGGCCAGATCGTGCGAGACCGCTCCGGGCGGCCCACCGGCGTCCTGATCGAAACGGCCAGCTTCGCCGCCGAGGCGCGCAGCCGGCGTCCGCTCGACACCTCCTGGGCCGACCGGCTCAGCGCCCACGCGCAGCGGCTGCTCGCGCTCGGCATCACCCGCATCGCCGATGCCGCCGTACCGGCAGCCATCGCCGATCGGGTCGTGACCCTGTGCCGCGAGGCCGGCGTGGACGTCGTCCCGCTACTGGTCGACGACCGGATCAGCGAGCCGGCGCTGCAGGCGGGCTCGACCGCCAAGGTGCTGATCGACGGCGGCGAGCGTTCGCACCTCTGCTACACCCCGCGGCAACTGCGCACCGGATTGCTCTCGGCGCTCGCTGCCCCGCTCCGGGCTCGGTCGCGCACGGACCTGGCGATGGCGAAGGCGATCCTGCGCAGCGACCGGTTCCGCCGCGGCACCGACGGCACCTGGAACCACGGCACCTGGCAGTACGACACCGACAGTCTGCGTGCCCTGATGCGGCGCGCCGCCGACGCCGGGTCAGCGCTGGCGATCCATGCCATCGGCAATGGCGCGCTGCAGGCCGTACTGGCGGCCCGTGAGGCTGATCCTGTTCTGGCGCAAGCTGTTCCGATGCGGATCGAACACGCCATGGTGGTCGACCCTGGCCTGATCGGACGGCTCGCCGACGCTCGACTCACGGTCGTCACCCAGCCGGGCTTCCTGCCGGCGATGGGCCGCTCGTTGACGCTGGTTCCGCCGGCGCCTCCCCTGCAGTTGATGCCCTACCGGGCCATGCTTCGCGCCGGGGTCGCGCTGGCGTTCAGCTCCGATCACCCGGCCGCCGACCTCGACCCGTGGCACTGGGTCGCCGCAGCCGTGACCCGCCGCGACGACACGGGGCGAACCGTCCTGCCGGATCAGGCCATCACCGTCTCCCAGGCTCTGGACGCCGCCACGCGCGGTGCCGCAGCGGTGCTCGGCGAAGCGCCGGGTGTCCACAGCGGCCCGATCGGCGGTTCGCTCGAGCGGGGCGAGCGCGCGGATCTGATCTGGGCAGACGCCGACCCGCACCAGACGGCACCCGAGTCGCTGGCCGCCATCCGCACCCTGACCACCTGGCGGGCCGGACGACTGCGCGCCTGCCTCTGA
- a CDS encoding alpha/beta hydrolase — protein sequence MPDVTLSAGVLSYEDSGGDGPIVVLVGGLAMSASVWRTVVAELSPTHRCLALTLPLGSHRRPMNPDADLSTRGLARLEGEFLEVLDLADVTLVGNDSGAFLFTAAQDVGRISRLVITTCEAFENFPPGLPGSSLVWSARLPGGVALSAQALRCRFLRRLPMTYGWMSKRSVPHEIVDAWVAPLVGSREIRRDLRKYLLTAQRGDMLAAAEELRSFDRPTLVVWTPEDRVMKPEHGRRFADLLPHARLVEIEDSFTLIPEDQPLVLARHIREFVATSGAGR from the coding sequence ATGCCCGACGTGACACTCTCGGCGGGGGTGCTGAGCTATGAGGACAGTGGTGGTGACGGTCCGATCGTCGTCCTGGTGGGCGGTTTGGCGATGTCCGCCTCGGTCTGGCGCACGGTGGTCGCGGAGCTCTCGCCGACGCACCGGTGCCTGGCGCTCACCCTGCCCCTCGGCTCGCATCGCCGACCGATGAATCCGGATGCCGATTTGTCGACCCGGGGGCTCGCCCGCCTGGAAGGGGAGTTCCTTGAGGTGCTCGACCTCGCCGATGTCACGTTGGTGGGCAACGATTCCGGCGCATTCCTCTTCACCGCAGCGCAGGACGTCGGCCGCATCAGCCGGCTGGTCATCACCACCTGTGAGGCCTTCGAGAACTTCCCGCCGGGGCTGCCCGGCAGCTCTCTCGTCTGGTCGGCGCGACTGCCGGGAGGTGTGGCGCTGTCGGCGCAGGCGTTGCGCTGCCGGTTCCTGCGCCGTCTGCCGATGACCTACGGCTGGATGTCCAAGCGATCTGTCCCGCACGAGATCGTCGACGCCTGGGTCGCGCCCCTGGTGGGCAGCCGTGAGATCCGGCGCGACCTGCGGAAGTACCTGCTGACTGCGCAGCGCGGCGACATGCTGGCGGCGGCCGAGGAGCTGCGCTCGTTCGACCGCCCGACGCTCGTCGTCTGGACGCCCGAGGATCGGGTGATGAAGCCCGAGCATGGGCGCCGGTTCGCAGACCTGCTGCCGCACGCCCGGCTCGTCGAGATCGAGGACAGTTTCACCCTCATTCCGGAAGACCAACCCCTGGTGCTCGCCAGGCACATCCGGGAGTTCGTGGCCACGAGCGGTGCCGGGCGCTGA
- a CDS encoding serine hydrolase — MRWRRILLAVVLLLVAVVTGGLLYARPLLLTGTGYAAHNACAVRFVAERGPDAPDADLPPNPLVPYLRTSVATDEQSATTSVLGLLFRQTAYYTAGSGCTLADERPAAGSATATTAPAATSLPIEAAAPSADVQRALDDAFGVGLPTDQVTRLGTRAMVVVQHGRIVAERYAPGFTPQTRQLGWSMGKSVTALMAGRLAQQGKLALTDDHLRPEWTDGRAQITVEQLLRMTSGVQWDETYDLGTPITRMLYLEPDMARYAASLPSAHAPGSYQQYSSGTTNVLCSVLHQRTGLGAELGERLLFDDLDIGSAVWEPDATGHLVCSSYLWATPRDWATIGQFALQKGQWKGEQLLPADWMARTTTAVPVTGEEDGYAAHWWVNARADGSLLVPGLPRDAYWASGHDGQRVIVIPSADLVIVRMGFSPAADDLGVERWGPALTAALSAR; from the coding sequence ATGAGATGGCGCCGGATCCTGCTCGCCGTGGTGCTGCTGCTGGTCGCCGTCGTGACCGGGGGCCTGTTGTATGCCCGCCCACTGCTGCTGACCGGCACCGGCTACGCCGCGCACAACGCCTGCGCCGTCCGGTTTGTCGCCGAACGCGGCCCGGACGCCCCGGACGCCGACCTGCCACCGAACCCGCTGGTGCCCTATCTACGCACCTCGGTCGCGACCGATGAGCAGTCCGCGACCACATCGGTGCTGGGGCTGCTGTTCCGGCAGACCGCTTACTACACAGCGGGTTCCGGGTGCACCCTGGCCGATGAGCGTCCCGCCGCCGGCTCGGCGACCGCCACGACGGCGCCGGCCGCGACCAGCCTGCCGATCGAGGCAGCCGCCCCGAGCGCCGACGTCCAGCGCGCCCTGGACGACGCGTTCGGCGTCGGACTGCCCACCGACCAGGTGACGCGGCTGGGCACCCGGGCGATGGTCGTCGTCCAGCACGGCCGGATCGTGGCCGAGCGCTACGCACCGGGGTTCACCCCGCAAACCCGCCAACTCGGCTGGTCGATGGGCAAATCGGTCACCGCACTGATGGCCGGCCGCCTCGCCCAGCAGGGCAAGCTCGCCCTGACCGACGATCATCTCCGGCCGGAGTGGACCGACGGCCGGGCGCAGATCACGGTCGAGCAGCTGCTGCGCATGACCAGCGGGGTGCAGTGGGACGAGACCTACGACCTCGGTACCCCGATCACCCGCATGCTGTACCTGGAACCCGACATGGCCCGCTACGCGGCCTCTTTGCCGTCGGCGCACGCGCCGGGTAGCTACCAGCAGTACTCCTCGGGCACCACCAACGTGCTGTGCAGCGTGCTGCACCAGCGCACCGGGCTGGGCGCCGAACTGGGCGAACGGCTGCTGTTCGACGACCTCGATATCGGCTCGGCGGTGTGGGAACCGGACGCCACGGGGCACCTGGTGTGCTCGTCTTACCTGTGGGCCACCCCGCGCGACTGGGCGACCATCGGCCAGTTCGCGCTGCAGAAAGGCCAGTGGAAGGGCGAGCAGTTGCTGCCCGCCGACTGGATGGCCCGCACCACCACGGCCGTCCCGGTCACCGGCGAGGAGGACGGCTACGCCGCCCACTGGTGGGTCAACGCCCGGGCCGACGGCTCGCTGCTCGTGCCAGGGTTGCCGCGCGACGCCTATTGGGCCTCCGGCCACGACGGGCAACGGGTCATCGTGATCCCCTCGGCCGATCTGGTGATCGTCCGGATGGGCTTCTCCCCCGCGGCCGACGACCTCGGTGTCGAGCGCTGGGGACCCGCCCTGACAGCGGCGTTGTCTGCACGCTGA
- a CDS encoding serine hydrolase, with translation MALLATAAVGGGLELVLDDAPAEDATVTSAADSMAPSPSASSAPPATTLSATPSAAPRSTADFSRVAAGYLRTRPGQAAVAGVNLATGAVVGHRDTSRFTSASIVKVGILISLLLLDEDDELPEAALRTQARQMITISDNTAADALWDRIGGDRGYTRVMARLGLTDTVAGTGGYWGATRTPARDQLRVLRALVREDGPLSARQRDYVLDLMRTVTPEQRWGVSAATRRDGFALKNGWLPSRADKGRWVINSIGSLTLDTGDPALLAVLSSGSPSMAAGITTVEHLAGLAGAALTGRPIA, from the coding sequence ATGGCCTTGCTGGCCACGGCGGCCGTCGGTGGCGGCCTCGAACTGGTCCTGGACGACGCCCCGGCCGAGGATGCGACCGTCACCTCGGCCGCCGACTCGATGGCGCCGTCACCCTCGGCCTCCTCGGCCCCGCCGGCCACCACGCTGTCGGCGACGCCGTCGGCCGCCCCCCGGTCGACCGCGGACTTCAGCCGCGTCGCCGCGGGCTACCTGCGCACCCGGCCCGGCCAGGCGGCCGTCGCGGGTGTGAACCTGGCCACCGGGGCCGTCGTGGGCCATCGCGACACCAGTCGGTTCACCTCGGCCAGCATCGTCAAAGTCGGCATCCTGATCAGCCTGCTGCTGCTCGACGAGGACGATGAACTGCCCGAGGCCGCACTGCGGACCCAAGCCCGCCAGATGATCACGATCAGCGACAACACCGCCGCCGACGCTCTCTGGGACCGGATCGGCGGTGACCGCGGCTATACCCGGGTCATGGCCCGCCTCGGCCTGACCGACACCGTCGCCGGCACCGGCGGGTACTGGGGCGCCACGCGCACCCCGGCCCGCGACCAGCTCAGGGTGCTGCGAGCACTGGTGCGTGAGGACGGGCCACTGTCGGCCCGCCAGCGTGACTACGTCCTCGATCTGATGCGCACCGTGACCCCCGAACAACGCTGGGGAGTCTCTGCAGCGACCAGACGCGACGGCTTCGCCCTCAAGAACGGCTGGCTCCCCTCGCGGGCGGACAAGGGGCGCTGGGTGATCAACTCGATCGGCTCCCTGACGCTCGACACGGGTGATCCGGCGCTGCTCGCGGTGCTGAGCAGCGGCTCGCCGAGCATGGCTGCCGGGATCACCACCGTCGAACACCTGGCAGGCCTGGCCGGAGCGGCGCTGACGGGGCGTCCGATCGCCTGA
- a CDS encoding alpha/beta fold hydrolase encodes MELTSQICRISGHDLHYKRGGNGPPLVFVHGVLGSHRVWADLAADLAEEYTVVVPDLFGHGASATHRGDYSLGAHAAAVRDLVQACGLDRVTIIGHSLGGGIALQFSYLFPERVRSLVLVASGGLGREVNVLLRAPTLPGSEWILPMIANRWARRQGATLTRGLSLVGLRGGPDLAEALSGFESLGDAEHRHAFLATIRAVVGPDGQRLSAREILPAISVPTLVVWGDSDRMIPMSHALEAVELIPGARLEVFEKAGHFPHLDEPERFASLVREFTGALDDAPLG; translated from the coding sequence ATGGAGCTCACCTCGCAGATCTGTCGCATCAGCGGCCACGATCTGCACTACAAGCGCGGCGGCAACGGCCCCCCGTTGGTGTTCGTTCACGGGGTGCTCGGTTCGCACCGGGTCTGGGCCGACCTGGCCGCCGATCTCGCCGAGGAGTACACGGTCGTCGTCCCCGACCTGTTCGGTCACGGCGCCTCGGCCACCCACCGCGGCGACTACTCGCTCGGCGCGCACGCTGCCGCCGTCCGCGATCTGGTGCAGGCCTGCGGCCTGGACCGGGTGACGATCATCGGGCACTCCCTCGGCGGCGGGATCGCGCTGCAGTTCTCCTATCTGTTCCCCGAACGAGTGCGCTCCCTGGTGTTGGTGGCCAGCGGCGGCCTCGGCCGCGAGGTCAACGTGCTGTTGCGCGCCCCTACCCTGCCCGGCTCGGAGTGGATCCTGCCGATGATCGCCAACCGGTGGGCGCGACGGCAGGGCGCCACGCTCACCCGTGGTCTGAGCCTGGTGGGGTTGCGGGGCGGGCCGGATCTCGCCGAGGCGTTGAGCGGCTTCGAATCGCTGGGGGACGCCGAGCACCGCCACGCGTTCCTGGCCACGATTCGTGCGGTGGTCGGCCCCGACGGCCAACGGCTCTCGGCCCGCGAGATCCTGCCGGCCATCAGCGTGCCGACCCTGGTGGTCTGGGGTGACAGTGACCGCATGATTCCCATGAGTCATGCGCTGGAGGCCGTCGAGCTCATCCCCGGGGCACGGCTCGAGGTGTTCGAGAAGGCCGGCCACTTCCCCCACTTGGACGAGCCGGAACGCTTCGCATCCCTGGTGCGCGAGTTCACCGGAGCGCTGGACGACGCACCGCTGGGGTGA
- a CDS encoding serine/threonine-protein phosphatase, which translates to MGSTAPGRGRITRLLRRSARGRRVVSSQPVLLGLLCLLILLYTVAAVHWPDWFPSAVVFVWLMLGGFFLRVRYLLVYFVTLIGATAVSQALRDAPRAQPGVFLSMIFAAALVYAYTRGRERAGVQGTVGDSMLIDLRERLLAQAKVPPLAPGWQVDTVLRSAFGDRFSGDFMVAATSPDERRLEIVLVDVSGKGQAAGTRSLLLSGAFGGLLGALPSSEFLVEANRYLLRQDWSEGFATAVHVAVDQVTGNYELRSAGHPPGAHYHGGDGRWQVVEGGRGPLLGVVSLPDFPAHRGTLQAGDALMLYTDGMVERRDNDIVLGIDRLVGAAERVIAHGLAGSADRIVAGVRAAQDDDRALVLITRT; encoded by the coding sequence GTGGGGTCCACTGCGCCGGGTCGGGGTCGCATCACGCGACTCCTGCGTCGCAGCGCCCGTGGTCGCCGGGTGGTCAGCTCCCAGCCCGTGCTGTTGGGCCTGCTGTGTCTGCTCATCCTGCTCTACACCGTCGCTGCGGTGCACTGGCCGGACTGGTTTCCCTCGGCTGTGGTGTTCGTGTGGCTGATGCTGGGGGGTTTCTTCCTGCGGGTGCGGTACCTGCTGGTCTATTTCGTCACGCTGATCGGCGCGACGGCCGTCTCGCAGGCCCTGCGCGATGCGCCGAGAGCGCAGCCCGGGGTCTTTCTGAGCATGATCTTCGCGGCGGCGCTGGTCTACGCCTACACCCGTGGCCGGGAACGGGCCGGCGTCCAGGGCACGGTGGGCGACTCGATGCTGATCGACCTGCGAGAGCGCCTGCTGGCGCAGGCGAAGGTGCCGCCGCTGGCCCCGGGCTGGCAGGTCGACACGGTGCTGCGCTCGGCGTTCGGTGACCGGTTCTCGGGTGACTTCATGGTGGCGGCGACCTCGCCCGACGAACGGCGGCTCGAGATCGTGCTGGTCGACGTCTCGGGTAAGGGCCAGGCCGCAGGAACCCGGTCGTTGCTGCTCAGCGGTGCTTTCGGTGGGCTCCTGGGTGCGCTGCCGTCGAGTGAGTTCCTGGTGGAGGCCAACCGCTATCTGCTGCGCCAGGACTGGTCCGAGGGCTTCGCCACGGCGGTGCACGTCGCTGTCGACCAGGTCACCGGCAACTATGAACTGCGCAGCGCCGGCCACCCGCCGGGGGCGCATTACCACGGCGGCGACGGGCGCTGGCAGGTGGTCGAGGGAGGCCGGGGCCCGTTGCTCGGGGTGGTGTCGCTGCCCGACTTCCCGGCCCATCGGGGCACGCTGCAGGCGGGCGATGCGCTGATGCTCTACACCGACGGCATGGTCGAGCGCCGCGACAACGACATCGTGCTGGGGATCGACCGCCTGGTCGGCGCCGCCGAGCGCGTGATCGCCCACGGACTGGCCGGGTCGGCCGACCGGATCGTCGCCGGCGTGCGGGCCGCCCAGGACGACGACCGCGCGCTGGTCCTGATCACCCGCACGTGA
- a CDS encoding ribose-5-phosphate isomerase, whose translation MRVHLGSDHAGFDLKEHLVAHLTEAGHEVVDHGPHHFDPLDDYPPFCLRVARAVVDETGSLGVVIGGSGNGEQIAANKVTGVRCALAWSVQTAQLGRLHNDANVVSVGARMHTLDESTAFVDAFLAEAFSGDERHQRRIDMLGDYERTGDLPPLPVG comes from the coding sequence ATGCGTGTCCACCTGGGATCCGATCACGCCGGATTCGACCTCAAAGAGCACCTCGTCGCCCACCTGACCGAAGCCGGCCACGAGGTCGTCGACCACGGTCCGCACCACTTCGACCCGCTCGACGACTACCCGCCGTTCTGCCTGCGGGTAGCCCGCGCCGTCGTCGACGAGACGGGCAGCCTCGGGGTGGTGATCGGCGGGTCCGGCAATGGCGAACAGATCGCCGCCAACAAGGTCACCGGGGTGCGGTGCGCCCTCGCCTGGAGCGTGCAGACTGCCCAGCTGGGACGGCTGCACAACGACGCGAACGTGGTGTCGGTGGGTGCGCGGATGCACACCCTCGACGAGTCGACGGCCTTCGTGGACGCCTTCCTCGCCGAGGCGTTCTCGGGTGATGAGCGCCACCAGCGGCGCATCGACATGCTCGGCGATTACGAGCGCACCGGTGATCTGCCGCCCTTGCCCGTCGGCTGA
- a CDS encoding FAD-dependent oxidoreductase, with amino-acid sequence MTPDRPPFPHLAQPLQLRHRTLRNRITFGAHTANMSEAGLPGERHLGYYLERARGGAGMIVVEPVPVHATGVLTRGNFRVGDDAVVAGFRRITEAVHAEGTTIIQQLYHVGQHGDFDNSFRESWAPSALPSYHDADGAHAMTEREITELLEGFVDAAVRAQACGFDGVEIFAAYNAVVDQFWSPWSNRRDDRWGGSFENRMRFSHELLTRIRAAVGDDFIIGLASAVSPRVEVAMQVESLCEIAAWHDERELIDYITCGVGSYFDFGPLMPTFLFGETLGADAAQALSGVVRFAKVQSECHIRTPDNAEALISSGAADLVSIVRGQIADPHLAVKALSGRADQVRGCISCNQMCWGRRSRDYWISCLVNPSAGREFEWGGDRFDPAPQPRPVLVVGGGPAGLEAARVAAERGHRVTVAEAGPQLGGAFRLAGLQPRRAQITDLIEWYRIELARLGVQVQRNTPLDGAEAAALADSLGAQDIVVATGSRPSEDGFQRPLPAQLVLPGVRRRDVVSIEDVLTRTARIGERVVVLDDLGDWRGTGTAWHLAEQGHQVHLVTGWPMVGYWIQRTAGDGELRSRLTRLGVTWQTEAVITAWDDAGAHVRSLLADPHHSAEQVVAADTLVVATTNTPDTSVADELAETPFSGRVHVIGDSRAARLAVHAIYEGRLTGMQL; translated from the coding sequence ATGACACCCGACCGCCCACCGTTCCCGCACCTCGCACAGCCGCTGCAGCTGCGCCACCGTACGCTCCGCAACCGGATCACGTTCGGAGCCCACACCGCCAACATGAGCGAGGCCGGGCTGCCGGGCGAGCGCCATCTCGGCTACTACCTCGAACGGGCTCGGGGCGGGGCGGGCATGATCGTGGTCGAGCCGGTGCCGGTGCACGCCACCGGAGTGCTGACCCGGGGCAACTTCCGGGTCGGGGACGACGCGGTCGTCGCCGGCTTCCGGCGGATCACCGAGGCGGTGCACGCCGAGGGGACGACGATCATCCAGCAGCTCTACCACGTGGGTCAGCACGGTGACTTCGACAACTCCTTCCGCGAATCGTGGGCGCCGTCGGCGCTGCCGAGTTACCACGACGCGGACGGCGCGCACGCCATGACCGAGCGCGAGATCACCGAACTGCTCGAGGGATTCGTCGATGCCGCGGTGCGGGCGCAGGCGTGCGGGTTCGACGGCGTGGAGATCTTCGCGGCCTACAACGCCGTGGTCGACCAGTTCTGGAGTCCGTGGTCGAACCGGCGCGACGACCGCTGGGGCGGCTCGTTCGAGAACCGGATGCGGTTCTCGCACGAACTGCTCACCCGGATTCGCGCCGCGGTCGGTGACGACTTCATCATCGGGCTGGCCAGCGCGGTGAGCCCGCGGGTCGAGGTGGCGATGCAGGTCGAGAGCCTGTGCGAGATCGCTGCCTGGCACGACGAGCGCGAGCTGATCGACTACATCACTTGCGGCGTCGGCAGCTACTTCGACTTCGGTCCGCTGATGCCGACGTTCCTGTTCGGCGAGACGCTGGGAGCGGATGCGGCCCAGGCACTCTCGGGCGTCGTCCGGTTCGCGAAGGTGCAGTCGGAGTGTCACATTCGCACCCCGGACAACGCCGAGGCACTCATCTCGTCGGGCGCAGCCGACCTGGTGAGCATCGTGCGGGGCCAGATCGCCGATCCGCACCTGGCGGTCAAGGCGTTGTCGGGGCGGGCCGATCAGGTGCGCGGGTGCATCTCGTGCAACCAGATGTGCTGGGGGCGGCGGTCGCGCGACTACTGGATCTCGTGCCTGGTCAATCCGTCGGCCGGGCGCGAATTCGAGTGGGGCGGTGACCGTTTCGATCCGGCACCGCAGCCGCGGCCGGTGCTGGTGGTCGGCGGCGGGCCGGCTGGACTCGAGGCGGCACGGGTGGCTGCCGAGCGCGGGCACCGGGTGACGGTGGCCGAGGCAGGGCCACAACTGGGTGGGGCGTTCCGGCTGGCGGGGCTGCAACCGCGCCGGGCTCAGATCACCGACCTGATCGAGTGGTATCGCATCGAGCTGGCCCGCCTCGGGGTACAGGTGCAGCGCAACACCCCGCTGGACGGCGCCGAGGCCGCGGCGTTGGCCGACTCGCTGGGCGCGCAGGACATCGTGGTGGCGACCGGGTCCCGCCCGAGCGAGGACGGATTCCAGCGACCGCTGCCCGCCCAACTCGTGCTGCCCGGCGTCCGACGCCGAGACGTGGTCTCGATCGAGGACGTGCTCACCCGTACCGCCCGAATCGGCGAGCGGGTCGTCGTCCTGGACGATCTGGGCGATTGGCGCGGCACCGGAACCGCCTGGCACCTGGCCGAACAGGGGCACCAGGTGCACCTGGTGACCGGATGGCCGATGGTGGGTTACTGGATCCAGCGGACGGCCGGCGACGGCGAGCTGCGATCCCGCCTGACCCGGCTGGGGGTGACCTGGCAGACCGAGGCCGTCATCACCGCCTGGGACGACGCGGGCGCCCACGTGCGCAGTCTGCTGGCCGACCCGCACCACAGCGCCGAGCAGGTGGTCGCGGCCGACACGTTGGTGGTGGCGACCACGAACACCCCCGACACCTCGGTGGCCGACGAGCTGGCCGAGACGCCCTTCAGCGGACGGGTTCACGTGATCGGCGACTCGCGGGCCGCCCGGCTGGCGGTGCACGCGATCTACGAGGGCCGCCTCACCGGGATGCAGCTCTAG
- a CDS encoding DUF2867 domain-containing protein — protein MNSKTDEPRPPAAAFSSVALDRCPDPDYVDLYAMTLPDSAPDDPAWWARRAFTAAGLPVWARVALGLRQVLVPLIGVRPSPRDTMAVDEVVGNEALITASERHLDFWCAIGIDPAARLVRVTTVVRLHGWRGRAYWSVVRLAHPIVTTAIMRRLLERAGSTPRP, from the coding sequence ATGAATTCAAAAACTGATGAGCCACGACCCCCGGCAGCGGCGTTCTCCTCCGTGGCGCTGGACCGTTGCCCCGACCCGGACTACGTCGATCTCTACGCGATGACCTTGCCGGACAGCGCACCGGACGACCCGGCCTGGTGGGCACGTCGGGCGTTCACTGCGGCCGGGCTGCCGGTCTGGGCCCGGGTGGCGCTCGGCCTGCGTCAGGTGTTGGTGCCACTCATCGGTGTGAGGCCATCGCCTCGCGACACCATGGCGGTCGACGAGGTGGTCGGCAACGAGGCCTTGATCACGGCCTCCGAGCGGCACCTGGACTTCTGGTGCGCCATCGGAATCGATCCCGCCGCCCGATTGGTCCGTGTCACCACCGTGGTGCGGCTCCACGGCTGGCGTGGGCGGGCCTACTGGTCGGTGGTGCGCCTGGCCCATCCGATCGTCACCACCGCGATCATGCGCCGACTGCTCGAGCGAGCCGGCTCCACCCCTCGACCATGA
- a CDS encoding TetR family transcriptional regulator: protein MGRPARYDDDAVLDAALAAVARTGRATTVAEVAAAMGGRTGSIYYRFASRDVLLIRLWVRSVQRFQQVAFAALHEAPGPDDALVAAACAVPDYCRGAPDEARALTLYRQDRLLIDCPAELRPEVASLNDHLLRLIDETATARYGRLTPDLRHLTRTAVQWLPYGLVRPFIGSSQPIPPWVTDAVAAGARSVLAVGDAWP from the coding sequence GTGGGACGGCCTGCCAGGTACGACGACGATGCCGTCCTGGACGCCGCCCTGGCCGCCGTCGCCCGAACCGGTCGAGCAACGACCGTGGCCGAGGTGGCCGCCGCGATGGGCGGGCGGACCGGGTCGATCTACTACCGCTTCGCCTCGCGCGACGTGCTGCTGATCAGGCTCTGGGTACGCAGTGTGCAGCGGTTTCAGCAGGTGGCCTTCGCCGCCCTGCACGAGGCGCCCGGCCCGGACGACGCCCTGGTCGCCGCCGCCTGCGCGGTGCCGGACTACTGCCGCGGCGCCCCCGACGAGGCCCGAGCACTCACGCTCTACCGGCAGGACCGACTGCTCATCGACTGCCCCGCCGAGCTGCGCCCCGAGGTCGCCTCGCTCAACGACCACCTGCTGCGGCTGATCGACGAGACCGCGACAGCGCGGTACGGGCGGCTGACCCCCGACCTGCGACACCTGACGCGCACCGCGGTGCAATGGCTGCCCTACGGCCTGGTGAGGCCGTTCATCGGCAGCTCCCAGCCGATACCCCCGTGGGTCACCGACGCGGTGGCCGCCGGCGCGAGGTCGGTTCTGGCCGTCGGCGACGCCTGGCCATGA